The Polaribacter sp. KT25b genome contains the following window.
CTTTTTTTGTTAAAGTGTCATAGCCAGACTTACTTATTTTATCTAAAATTGCATCAATCTGTTGTTGTGTAAGATCTGTATTTTTTGTGGTACTTGTTGTTTTTTTAGGTGATTTATAAACTGTTTTTAATGGCTTTCTTTTAGTTTTAAAGATAGATAAAATTCCGTTAAATAAATTAATTTCTTTATTACTAGCTTTAGTTACATATAAAAAACCAAAAAGACTTCCTCCTAAATGGGCAAAATGTCCGCCAGCATTATCGCCAACTAACGCAATAACATCTAAAGCAATCCAAATTGCGGCTAAATGCCAAAGTTTTACAAAGCCAATAAAACGTAATTTTAATTGATAATTTGGCATATACGTAGCAATACCTATAAATATTGCAGAAATACCGGCAGAAGCGCCAACTAATAAAGAAGATTGTCCTTCAAATAAAGGAAAATAATTCTGACTAAAAATAAATAAAAGTCCGCCAAAAAAAGTTCCTAAAATATAAAAGCTAAGCAGTTGTTTTTGCGTAAAATATTCTACAAATAAATTACCAATAAAGTGTAACACAATTAAGTTCATTAAAATGTGTAAAAAGTCTGCATGTAAAAATCCGTAGGTAATTATAGACCAAGGTTTTTTTAATAAAGAACTATAATCATCATCCAAAGAAAACCATTCTACTAGCCAATTTATATCTCCTTTATACAAACCTTGAAGAGTACTAATTACAAGTGTTAAAACAAAGATAGCAATATTTATATAGATTAATTTATCTACAATATTGCCATTAGAATAGCGGTTTTTAAGATTGTCTATAAAACTCATTAGTATACTTTAAATTGATTTTTTTTCCAATACCAAGCAATTAAAAAACCTATTAAAGCACCACCAATATGTGCAAAATGAGCAACATTACCAACAGAATACTTTGTCATTCCAAAAAATAAATCTCCTAAAATCATAACCGGAATAAAGTATTTTGCTGCAATAGGAACAGGGAAAAATATCAAGGCTAATTTTGCGTCTTTAAAGTACAAACCAAATGCAACTAAAACTCCGTAAATTGCGCCAGAAGCTCCAACTGCAGGTGTGTTGAATAAAGAGGTTATTTCGTTAAATTGTTCTTGCGTTATAGCAGTTATAACACGAGTATCATTTGTGGTTCCACTTTTTAAGATGGATAAAATTTCTGAATGATTTAAGCCAGCGTTTATAAAAAGTTCATACAAGTTATTAAATTGATAATAGTTTACCAAAGTATAAATAATTCCTGCGCCCAAACCAGCAGAAAAATAGAAGAAAATAAATTTCTTTTTTCCCCACATTTTTTCTAAAGGCGTTCCAAAAGCCCATAAACCATACATATTAAATAAAATGTGCGCGAAACTTCCGTGCATAAACATGTGCGTTACATATTGCCAAATCCCAAAATGTTCGTTCATTGGAAAATGCAAAGCCAATATATTTGTAAAATCTAATTGTAGCAATTGTGGTGCAACAAATACAATTACATTTATAATTATTAGGTGTTTTATGGCGTCTGTAATATTGTTCATTTTTAACTATTAAATAGATTATCTATTTCGTTTAAAGTTAGTGTTTTAAATGTTGCTTTACCAAAAGGAGAAACAGTAGGTTCTTTGCAAGAAAATAAATTATTTACTAAGCTTTCTTGTTCTTTTTCAGAAAGTTGTGCTCCAGTTTTTATACATAATGTTTTTGCAAATGATTTTGCCATTACATCAAAATGACTAAAACTAGCATCTGGCACTTCTAAATCTATATCATTTAAAAGTTCTTCTAAAATAATGGTAATTTTACTTTCTGTAACAGAAACTGGAATTCCTTTAATAGTTACACTGTCTTTTGTAAATTCATCAAACGAAAAACCAGCGTTTTCTAATTCGTTTTTAATGGTATAAATCATTTCTATTTCTGCAGATGAAAATGAAATTTTTACGGGAAACAATAATTGCTGACTATTGGCTTCTTTAACAGTAATACTTTCTAAAAATTCTTCGTACAAAATTCTTTGATGAGCCAATGATTGATGAATTAAAACTACACCAGATTTTATCAAACTCATTACATATTTTCGCTGAATTTGAAATGTTTTTTGTGTTTTTGATTCTTGCTGATGTTCAAATAATTCTGATTGATTTCCTTCATCAGAAAAAGCAGTAGAAGTATATAATGACTCCCAACTTTGTGTTTTTTGTTCTCTTTTGTAAGGAGTCTGATTTTCCTTTTGAGTAGTTTTGGTTTCTTTAAAAGGATTAAAATCTGGATCAACAGTAATTTTTGGCACAGAAGTTTTTACAGCATTTTTATTTAAATCATAAGATGTGTCTAAGTTAGAATCTCTGTTAAAATCTAAAACAGGTGCTACATTATATTGACCTAAACTGTGTTTTACAGTTGCTCTTAGCATTGCATATAAAGCCTTTTCATTATCAAACTTTATTTCTGTTTTTGTTGGATGAATGTTTATATCAATTGTACTAGCTGGTACTGTTAAATATAAAAAATATGACGGATGTGCTCCATATTCTAACAAACCATCAAAAGCATTTACAACTGCATGATTTAAGTACGAACTTTTTATAAAACGATCATTTACAAAAAAGAATTGTTCACCACGTTTTCTTTTAGAAAATTCTGGTTTTGCTACAAAGCCTTCAATAGTAAGAATATCTGTTTGTTCGTTAATTGGCACTAATTTTTCATTCATTTTAGCACCAAAAACAGCCACAATCCGTTTTCTTAAATTGCCACCTTTTAAATGATAAACTTCATTGTTATTATGATGCATTAAAAATGAAATTGTTGGATGTGCTAAAGCAACTCTTTGAAATTCATCAATAATATGTCTGGTTTCTACAGTATCAGATTTTAAAAAATTTCTTCTTGCTGGAATATTGTAAAACAAATTTTTAACAGCAATACTTGTTCCTTTTGAAGTAGAAACAAAATCTTGAGAAACGATTTTACTTCCTTCAATTTTGATGGAAGTACCTAGTTCTTCATTTTCTTGTTTTGTTTTTAATTCTACATGTGCAATTGCGGCAATAGATGCTAAAGCTTCGCCTCTAAAACCTTTTGTACAGAGATTAAATAAATCTTCTGCTTTTTGAATTTTGGATGTAGCGTGTCTTTCAAAACACATTCTAGCATCTGTGGCACTCATTCCTTTACCATTATCGATAACTTGAATTAGTGTTTTTCCTGCATCTTTTAATAAAAGTGTAATGCTCGATGCACCAGCATCAATAGCATTTTCTAATAATTCTTTTACCACAGAAGCGGGTCTTTGAACTACTTCTCCTGCAGCGATTTGATTTGCTACATGATCTGGTAAAAGTTGAATGATATCTGACATTATTTTGAATAGAATATTGATATATCAAAATCTATGATATATAAAAAAATCATTACTAAAACTAAAACAATATAAATTACAGTATTGTTAGAACCTTTTTCGGCATTTTTAAGTTCGTTTAAAGCTGTAGAAAATTTAGATTTTAAGCCTTTGTTTTTTCCGGTTGTAGTTCTAAATTGATCAAGTTTGTGCTCTATTTTATAAGGGCTTCCTTCTCCTTTATAATAGCGAGGCTGATAATCAAATTTTTTGTTTGTTCTTTTTAAAAATCCCATAATTAAAATAATAAATTGGTGAATATTGATGTTAAAATAATCAATTATTATACCAATTTTAAGCTTCCAAATTTAAAGAATTAAAAGGAATGCGTCAAAGAATGATGTTAAAAGTATTCTTAAATGTTTTTAGATGGTTTTGAAAACCTTAACTAAATGTCTTTTATTTAAAATTTATTTCTTGAGTTTTCTCAATTAATTCTTCTCCTGATTGAAGAAAAATCTTAATTGTAAATATCGTTGTATCAGGAATATTATCAGATTTTGTCATATCAAGTTGAAAATAATCATCAGAATAATATTCATAATTATTGCTTATTTCTTTATTTTCTAGATATTCTTTTATTGCTATTTGTTTACCAAAATTATCATAAGTAGAAAAGTTATCGGTTACATCAATAACTTCACTATTTAGAGAGTTGGTTGCTAAAATTTGGATAGAAATAACAGGGGTATTATTAATATATTTATCTGGTGGACAACTACAGGCGTAAGCAGAAGAAAAGCCCAAAGAACTTATGTTTATTTTTGATTTTGTAAAGGCAATTTGTTTCAATTCAGATTCAATAAAAATTGATATTCCAAAAGAGTTTTTAGAAACAGGTTCTGTTGTTTCTCTATTTTGAAAGCCAGAAGTATCCCAAGATTTTATATTTAATTTTTTGTTTATCCTTTCGTAAGTTTTAATTGGTCCACAACTACAAGGATCACAAGACGTTGCTAAAAATTGTAAAAGAAATAATAAAGAAAGACAAATCAGTTTTTTATTCATAGCAATTAAGTAAATTTATAATTCAAAGTTAAAAAATTATATCAAGAATGGTGGTGATGTAATTTTAACTTTTCTATAAATTTTTTAATGCTGACAAAATAGTATGATTTTTTTCTTAAAAACCAATACTATCTGCTTTTTTACCTAGGTTTTTAAGAGCTGCCATTTTAATAGCTGCAACAGCACATTCTGTACCTTTATTTCCTAATTTACCACCAGATCTATCTAAAGATTGTTGTTTTGTATTGTCTGTTAAAACACAGAAAATTACAGGAACATCGTGTTTTATGTTTAAATCTACAATACCTTGTGTAACACCTTCGCAAACAAAATCGAAATGTTTTGTTTCACCTTGAATTACATTTCCAATAGCAATAATTGCATCTACTTTTTGAGATTGAATCATTTTTTTACAACCATACACTAATTCAAAACTTCCAGGAACATCCCAAGAAATAATGTTTTCGTTTGTTGCTCCACAATCTAAGAGAGTTTCAATTGCGCCTTTTTTTAAGTTTTGTGTAATCTCTGGATTCCATTCAGAAACAACAATCCCAAATCGAAAATTATTCGCATTTGGGATTGTAGCTTTATCGTAAACGGATAAATTTGTTGTTGCCATTTTTTAGTTTTAAGTTGTTAGCCTCTAGTTTTTAGTTGCAATTAACTGCTAACTGCGACCTAATTACTAAAACTATTCCGCGTATTTAGCAGCGTTTATGTATTTGTCAATATCTTTACCTTGGTCTGACTTAGCGTAGTCTTCTTTTATCTGCGTAAACAAATCTACAGCTTTGCTGTATTCTTTTAAAGACATTGCTGTTTGTGCTGCTTTGTATAAAAATAGAGGAGTTGTAAAATCATTTGCTTTTTTATTTGCTGCTTTTTCATAATAATCTAAAGCATCTTCTGGCTGATTAATATCAGAAAAAGCGTCACCAATTGCACCTAAAGAAACAGGGCCTAACATTTCATCATCAGAATTAAATTTACTTAAATATTCAATTCCTTTATCATATTGTTTCATTTGTAAATAAGAAACACCCGCATAATAATTAGCTAAATTTCCAGCATCAGTTCCGCTATAAGAATCAGCAATATCTATAAAACCATATTTACCATCTGCACCTTCTAAACCTAAATTTAGTAAAGAATCTATACCAGAACCTGCAGTTGCAGCTTCATCAAAATGTTTTCTTGGAAAAGCTAATTCGTTAGAAGCTTCTAATTCATTAGGCTCAATAATATATTTATTATAACCTAAAAAAGCTAAGAAAAGAACCACGATACCTATTAAAGTATAAAATAAAGGTTGACTATTTTTTTCTATCCATTGTTCAGATTTTGTAGCAGTTTCTTCTAAACTATGAAATACTTCAGCAGTTTCGAACTTAGCATCGTCTATTTGATTTTGCTCTTTTTTATCTTTTGCTTTAAATCCTTTTTTCTTGTATGTTGCCATATTTACTTAAAAATTAGTGGCGACAAAAATAGTTTTTTTAATTG
Protein-coding sequences here:
- a CDS encoding rhomboid family intramembrane serine protease, giving the protein MNNITDAIKHLIIINVIVFVAPQLLQLDFTNILALHFPMNEHFGIWQYVTHMFMHGSFAHILFNMYGLWAFGTPLEKMWGKKKFIFFYFSAGLGAGIIYTLVNYYQFNNLYELFINAGLNHSEILSILKSGTTNDTRVITAITQEQFNEITSLFNTPAVGASGAIYGVLVAFGLYFKDAKLALIFFPVPIAAKYFIPVMILGDLFFGMTKYSVGNVAHFAHIGGALIGFLIAWYWKKNQFKVY
- a CDS encoding tol-pal system YbgF family protein encodes the protein MATYKKKGFKAKDKKEQNQIDDAKFETAEVFHSLEETATKSEQWIEKNSQPLFYTLIGIVVLFLAFLGYNKYIIEPNELEASNELAFPRKHFDEAATAGSGIDSLLNLGLEGADGKYGFIDIADSYSGTDAGNLANYYAGVSYLQMKQYDKGIEYLSKFNSDDEMLGPVSLGAIGDAFSDINQPEDALDYYEKAANKKANDFTTPLFLYKAAQTAMSLKEYSKAVDLFTQIKEDYAKSDQGKDIDKYINAAKYAE
- a CDS encoding riboflavin synthase subunit beta, which codes for MGFLKRTNKKFDYQPRYYKGEGSPYKIEHKLDQFRTTTGKNKGLKSKFSTALNELKNAEKGSNNTVIYIVLVLVMIFLYIIDFDISIFYSK
- the mutL gene encoding DNA mismatch repair endonuclease MutL: MSDIIQLLPDHVANQIAAGEVVQRPASVVKELLENAIDAGASSITLLLKDAGKTLIQVIDNGKGMSATDARMCFERHATSKIQKAEDLFNLCTKGFRGEALASIAAIAHVELKTKQENEELGTSIKIEGSKIVSQDFVSTSKGTSIAVKNLFYNIPARRNFLKSDTVETRHIIDEFQRVALAHPTISFLMHHNNNEVYHLKGGNLRKRIVAVFGAKMNEKLVPINEQTDILTIEGFVAKPEFSKRKRGEQFFFVNDRFIKSSYLNHAVVNAFDGLLEYGAHPSYFLYLTVPASTIDINIHPTKTEIKFDNEKALYAMLRATVKHSLGQYNVAPVLDFNRDSNLDTSYDLNKNAVKTSVPKITVDPDFNPFKETKTTQKENQTPYKREQKTQSWESLYTSTAFSDEGNQSELFEHQQESKTQKTFQIQRKYVMSLIKSGVVLIHQSLAHQRILYEEFLESITVKEANSQQLLFPVKISFSSAEIEMIYTIKNELENAGFSFDEFTKDSVTIKGIPVSVTESKITIILEELLNDIDLEVPDASFSHFDVMAKSFAKTLCIKTGAQLSEKEQESLVNNLFSCKEPTVSPFGKATFKTLTLNEIDNLFNS
- a CDS encoding rhomboid family intramembrane serine protease, coding for MSFIDNLKNRYSNGNIVDKLIYINIAIFVLTLVISTLQGLYKGDINWLVEWFSLDDDYSSLLKKPWSIITYGFLHADFLHILMNLIVLHFIGNLFVEYFTQKQLLSFYILGTFFGGLLFIFSQNYFPLFEGQSSLLVGASAGISAIFIGIATYMPNYQLKLRFIGFVKLWHLAAIWIALDVIALVGDNAGGHFAHLGGSLFGFLYVTKASNKEINLFNGILSIFKTKRKPLKTVYKSPKKTTSTTKNTDLTQQQIDAILDKISKSGYDTLTKKEKEFLFRQGKK
- the ribH gene encoding 6,7-dimethyl-8-ribityllumazine synthase codes for the protein MATTNLSVYDKATIPNANNFRFGIVVSEWNPEITQNLKKGAIETLLDCGATNENIISWDVPGSFELVYGCKKMIQSQKVDAIIAIGNVIQGETKHFDFVCEGVTQGIVDLNIKHDVPVIFCVLTDNTKQQSLDRSGGKLGNKGTECAVAAIKMAALKNLGKKADSIGF